In Thiofilum sp., the genomic window AATCAGGTAAAATAGTAACTTTATATTTTTCGGCAGCTTTAGATATAGCGGTATGGGTTACACAGTTTTGCGTCATCATGCCACAGATTAAAAGTTCAGTTATCCCTAGTGGTTGCAAAGTGTTTTCTAGTTCGGTTTGCTCAAAGCTATCAGCAAAATGTTTAATAATAATGGGTGCATGAGGGGCAGCAGCGAGTATACGGGGATGCACTTGAGCTCCTACCGTATTAGCATTAAAAAAAGGCGCAATCCCCTGCACAGGATTAGCTATATGCTGAATGATAATAACAGGTATCTGTTGCGTTTGAGCTTTGACAATGGCAGTTTCAATAGCTGCTAGCGTAAGCTCAGCATTCCATAGTGGAAATGCACCCTCAGGGAAATAATCATTTTGTAAATCAATTACTAATAATGCTTTAGACATCATGTACCACACCTATTTGAAAAAGATTGGCAATAGTTTGCCAAGTTCTGTTTATCGTTAGAATGGTAATGTGTGTGATTAGGTGACTCCTTACTTACAGTTTGAAAGGAAATGAATGAACTCAATCAATCAAGCCATTATTAAGCTACTGAAAGCTAATAGTCGTATGAGTTGGCAACAGATTGGCAAACAAGTCTATCTCACAGGGCAAGCTGTGGCAGCGCGAGTACAAGCTTTAGAGGATCAAGGGATTATTAGCGGTTATACCATTCGCCAAGATCAGGTAGAGCGTCATTTCATTACCATGTTTATGGATACAAATCAGTTTGAGCGTTTTGAGCAGTGGCTGAGTCAAGATGAGCGGGTAGAAAGTGCTTATAAAACTATTGGGGAGGGCTGTTACCATATCGTATTTGTTTCTCATGCTACAGGTGATTTAGAACCTTTTTTAAATGGATTATTAAAGTACGGACGCTATAAAGTAGCCAGTATGCTCAAGGTTGTTAAGTAGGGTTCGGTGGTTTGTGACTAATCAAAGTAAGGCGGCATAATTTGCGGCACTATCGCGCTTTTATTGATGAGATGACCAAGATGGAGCGCGAGCTAAAGCATTTATTAATCGCTATCGGGCTGGGTTTATTATTAGGTGGCTTAATAGTTCAACGTTGGCATAAGCTCGACTTTCCCGAATCCGTTGTCTTTGTTGAGATTACCAACACTTTAAATGAGGTAGTCCCCCTAGTGCGTATTGAGCATGGAAGTGATTTTTTACAAGAACGTATTTTATTGACTCAGTTTCGTCCTAATGAAACTCGTTTAATTAGACTCAACCATGAATTAGGTAAAGGCTATACCATAGAGGCTCAATTAAAAAATAAAGAAAAAATTGAGGCTTGTGTGGGGCGCTATGCAACTCAATGGGTGGAGCATATCGAAATAGGATTATCGGGTATTCGCAGTGTCGATTAAAAATAAGTATGAGTTAAGTAAAAGCGCTATGCTCAAATAGCGCTAATGGATGGTTAGATTATTTTTCCCAAAATTTCCACCACGATTTTTGGCTTATGGATAAAGTAGTATCCTCTTCACTTACATGAAAATAGGGTAGTAATAAATCTTCCATATTATAAAAGCCCTGTGTTTTATCCTTCAGATTGGCTATAGCAAATAAAATCCCATTGCCGAAAGCTTCGCGTGAAATGGACTCATGCTTTAAACGTACTGTTTGATAGGGAAAGCCAAATAAGATTTCATGTACACCAATAATACCACCTGCTCTTATGGTTTTAATACTTGCCTCAGGAAGATCGAGATTATGGGCAATAATTTTAGCAGTACCCGATACCTCTGGTTTACTTTTAAAATGTTCCTCAATAATTTCTATGTCAGTAAAAGGAGCTATATTTTTGAGAATTTTCGCAGATATAATAAGAAAGTTAATGCCCAAGGTAATATTAGGCGAATGCATCACTACGGTTTTTTCGGCTAGTTGTTGTAGTTTTTCGATTTTTTCAGGTTGATATTGAGAAATAGCACTAATAATCGTAATACCTCGTTGCGCTGCTTCATCACCATAATAATCAACACCAGAATTAGATGAGAAATCCACTAAAATATCAATGGGATGTTTATCTAATAGCTCACTGGCACTGTACTCATCTCGCGTATAAATAAAGCCCGGATCATTAGCATTAGAGGAAATGCCCAGAAATTCGGGCACAGAACGATGCTCTAGTAATTGGGATTGACGAATTGCCCATTGCAATGTGACTTTATTAGATTCTAATAAGACTGAGGCGACTGCTCGACCTGTCTTACCGAACCCCATGAGACCAACTCGCATACACACACTCCTATCTAGTAAAGAATTTTGACCGATAGTGATCTCCCTGAGAATAGCATAGATTAGTCATTGGTATGAACTAAGTACTTGTCAAATAAGGAATATTAATTTTTAGTGTAGAGTCAGAGCAGTGGACAAGCCTGCTAAAGTTTGCTTAAATGTGCCGCGTCATTGGGGAGTAGCCTCCTATTTTAGGGTTTACATCAACATGCTTGTCATCTGACATGGTGTAAACAACTCCGGTTTGGCAAGACCTTTGACCTTAATACCTTCCTTTAGCCGGAGAGGGTATTAAGGTCATGGGTATTTGTCCGGCTTAGGAGTTTATCTTGGAAGCTTTTCTTGTCTCTACGGGTATCGTAGCTCTTGCTGAAATGGGTGATAAAACCCAATTATTGTCCCTAGTCTTAGCTGCCAAATTCCGCCGACCTATACCTATTATCTTAGGCATTTTAGTGGCCACCTTACTCAATCATGCTCTTGCGGGTGCAGTAGGTGCATGGCTCACTACCTTATTAGGCCCTGATGCCTTGCGTTGGATCTTAGGGCTATCCTTCTTAGCTATGGCAGTTTGGATCATGATTCCCGACCAACTAGATGATGGTGAGGCGGACGTGGGCAAGCATCGTTATGGTATTTTTGTGACTACTGTAGTGGTATTTTTCTTGGCTGAAATGGGCGACAAAACCCAGATTGCTACCGTTGCTTTAGCAGCGCAGTACGCTTCACTGTTATGGGTAGTGGCAGGTACGACCTTGGGTATGATGTTAGCTAATGTACCGGCGGTATTGATTGGCGATAAAGTAGCTAAGCAATTGCCTTTAAAACTCATACACAGTATTGCAGCCGCTATTTTTGCCGTATTAGGTGTCTTAGCTTTAATGGGAGTAGGGCAAAGCGCACTGCAATAGACCTACAAATAATCATGAAACTTTACTAAAATTGATTCTTATCAATGTGCTTAGCGGTTAGTGCTTTTACACTATATCTCATAGTAATTCTCAAGGAGCACTACCATGTTAAGCGCACTCTCTAGCTCTGAAATGATTGTGATTATGTCTGTTTTCACCATTCTATTTATCTTCGGATTTTTAGGTTATTTAGGCTGGAAATTTTTTAAATTATCGGGTCACAAACCTATTCCGGGCGAAAAGTCTTGGTAAATTTTCCTATACTGTGGTGGTAGTAACTAGGGCGAGTCCTAGATTAGCCCTAGTATTTAATCATTGACAGTTTAGAATTTAAAATCAAATACCATAATGCCCTCTAGTCCATCTTGAGCGGCAACTACTAGCTGAGCACCGACCTCTTGATGTTGAGCATCGGCTAAATAAGCTAAGTGGCTTTTCTCATCTAAGAAATCAATTATAAAGCCACCATTATAGCCCTTATCCATACCTGTTTCGGGGTTTATATTAGCCCCCGCTATGAATCCCTGCCATCCTGTTAAATGGTTTTGTAATGCTTGAATTTGTGCATAAAGCCTTTGACGCTCTGCTTCACTAATATCAGATTTGAATTTCATTAATACACAATGTCGAATCATAAGAATTACCTATTTTATGATAATAAACCGTTTAGCTTTGCTGAGTATTAATCCATTTAGGCGTCGTAGGGAGTATGACTTGCTCAAACAAACTTAATAGCTCGCTAGGGCTAGTAGCACTTAAAATTAAGGAACGCTGAGACTCTGGAATAAAACCTTCTTGTACCGCATGGTGAATAAAAGCGATTAAGTTATCGTAATAACCCGCCACATTGAGTACCCCACAGGGTTTACGATGTAAACCTAGTTGTGTCCAAGTGGCAATTTCACTTAATTCTTCTAATGTCCCTAATCCCCCTGGTAGCGCTATAAAGGCATCGGATAACTCCGCCATCATCAATTTGCGTTCGTGCATGGAGCTAACAATATGTAATTCTGTTAAGCCTTGATGAGCGAGTTCTTTAGTCATTAAGGCTTGAGGCAGTACCCCGATAACTTGCCCTCCTTGTGCTAAGGTCGCATCGGCAATAGCCCCCATTAAGCCTACTTTGGCTCCCCCGTAAACTAAGGTCAGTTGGCGCTGCGCTAATTCAGCTCCCAACGCTTGCGCCATGTTTAAATAGTCGGCACGTTTGCCCCCATTAGATCCACAGTACACACACACTCGTTGCATGATCGACTACCTTTTTAAAAGAAAAAATCACCTAACCCCGTAAAGATTGGGTTTTACTATCGTCTGTAAGTGTAATACCACTCTCCAGAGGATTACGTTATGAATAATGTGAAATTTGCGTTGTATGTGAAAAATCGGCTCAATTGAGTGTTGAACCCGCTGCACTTTTAGTGCAACTGAGCTAAGGTATTAATA contains:
- a CDS encoding dihydrodipicolinate reductase C-terminal domain-containing protein, producing MRVGLMGFGKTGRAVASVLLESNKVTLQWAIRQSQLLEHRSVPEFLGISSNANDPGFIYTRDEYSASELLDKHPIDILVDFSSNSGVDYYGDEAAQRGITIISAISQYQPEKIEKLQQLAEKTVVMHSPNITLGINFLIISAKILKNIAPFTDIEIIEEHFKSKPEVSGTAKIIAHNLDLPEASIKTIRAGGIIGVHEILFGFPYQTVRLKHESISREAFGNGILFAIANLKDKTQGFYNMEDLLLPYFHVSEEDTTLSISQKSWWKFWEK
- a CDS encoding isochorismatase family protein encodes the protein MMSKALLVIDLQNDYFPEGAFPLWNAELTLAAIETAIVKAQTQQIPVIIIQHIANPVQGIAPFFNANTVGAQVHPRILAAAPHAPIIIKHFADSFEQTELENTLQPLGITELLICGMMTQNCVTHTAISKAAEKYKVTILPDCCTTVSEILHLIALHAVSTRVELIPSEQALV
- a CDS encoding TIGR00730 family Rossman fold protein, which translates into the protein MQRVCVYCGSNGGKRADYLNMAQALGAELAQRQLTLVYGGAKVGLMGAIADATLAQGGQVIGVLPQALMTKELAHQGLTELHIVSSMHERKLMMAELSDAFIALPGGLGTLEELSEIATWTQLGLHRKPCGVLNVAGYYDNLIAFIHHAVQEGFIPESQRSLILSATSPSELLSLFEQVILPTTPKWINTQQS
- a CDS encoding TMEM165/GDT1 family protein, translating into MLEAFLVSTGIVALAEMGDKTQLLSLVLAAKFRRPIPIILGILVATLLNHALAGAVGAWLTTLLGPDALRWILGLSFLAMAVWIMIPDQLDDGEADVGKHRYGIFVTTVVVFFLAEMGDKTQIATVALAAQYASLLWVVAGTTLGMMLANVPAVLIGDKVAKQLPLKLIHSIAAAIFAVLGVLALMGVGQSALQ
- a CDS encoding AsnC family transcriptional regulator, whose product is MNSINQAIIKLLKANSRMSWQQIGKQVYLTGQAVAARVQALEDQGIISGYTIRQDQVERHFITMFMDTNQFERFEQWLSQDERVESAYKTIGEGCYHIVFVSHATGDLEPFLNGLLKYGRYKVASMLKVVK
- a CDS encoding Dabb family protein; translated protein: MIRHCVLMKFKSDISEAERQRLYAQIQALQNHLTGWQGFIAGANINPETGMDKGYNGGFIIDFLDEKSHLAYLADAQHQEVGAQLVVAAQDGLEGIMVFDFKF